The following proteins are co-located in the Brachybacterium sacelli genome:
- a CDS encoding carbohydrate ABC transporter permease has translation MRETTGEKIFRALVLIGLTLFVALPLYVMITTSMKPLGDVQSGFSWFPSTITFEPFVQMWSTVPLARYFMNSLIVTLAATLFSVAVATLAAYAVSRWRFHGRGPFMTTVLSTQMFPGVLFLLPLYLIFVNIDTMFGVPLVGTRIGLIITYLTFSLPFAIWMLVGYFDGIPRELDQAGKVDGAGNLTILLRIILPAARPGIVAVAIYAFMTAWGEVLFASVLTTENTRTLAVGLQQYSTQTNVYWNQVLAASLAVSIPVVVGFLMMQKNFVAGLTAGAVK, from the coding sequence ATGCGTGAGACCACCGGCGAGAAGATCTTCCGCGCCCTCGTGCTGATCGGCCTCACGCTGTTCGTGGCGCTGCCGCTGTACGTCATGATCACCACCTCGATGAAGCCGCTCGGCGACGTGCAGTCCGGGTTCTCCTGGTTCCCCAGCACCATCACCTTCGAGCCCTTCGTCCAGATGTGGTCGACGGTTCCGTTGGCCCGGTACTTCATGAACTCGCTGATCGTGACGCTGGCGGCGACGCTGTTCAGCGTGGCGGTGGCGACGCTGGCCGCCTACGCCGTCTCCCGTTGGCGTTTCCACGGCCGCGGCCCGTTCATGACCACGGTGCTGTCCACCCAGATGTTCCCCGGCGTGCTGTTCCTGCTGCCGCTGTACCTGATCTTCGTCAACATCGACACGATGTTCGGGGTGCCGCTGGTGGGCACGCGCATCGGCCTGATCATCACCTACCTGACGTTCTCGCTGCCCTTCGCGATCTGGATGCTGGTGGGCTACTTCGACGGCATCCCGCGTGAGCTCGACCAGGCCGGCAAGGTCGACGGCGCCGGCAACCTCACCATCCTGCTGCGCATCATCCTGCCCGCCGCCCGCCCGGGCATCGTCGCCGTCGCCATCTACGCGTTCATGACGGCCTGGGGGGAGGTGCTGTTCGCCTCCGTGCTCACCACGGAGAACACCCGCACCCTGGCCGTGGGCCTTCAGCAGTACTCCACGCAGACCAACGTGTACTGGAATCAGGTGCTGGCCGCCTCGCTCGCGGTGAGCATCCCGGTCGTCGTCGGCTTCCTGATGATGCAGAAGAACTTCGTCGCGGGCCTGACCGCCGGCGCCGTGAAGTGA
- a CDS encoding carbohydrate ABC transporter permease, protein MTSLTAPEETTTPPKGPDSRPPRRSRRHLFPYLIIAPAVLLELLIHIIPMATGFWMSFVELTKFFIRRWLEAPFVGLENYRIAIDLNTPVGQELLNSFLVTVGFTALVVGLSWGLGMAAAVALQRPFRGRGVFRTLFLIPYALPLYASVITWNFMLQRDTGVVNHVLVDQLGILDGAPFWLIGDNAFISVVVVAIWRMWPFAFLMFMAGLQSIPGELYEASAMDGASPLRQWRSVTLPMLAPVNQTMLLVMFLWVFNDFNTPYVLFGSAQPRAGDLISFHIYNASFLSWDFGVGSAMSVLLLLFLLAVSLVYLYFTQWKKEKSNA, encoded by the coding sequence ATGACCTCTCTGACCGCACCGGAGGAGACCACCACGCCTCCGAAGGGTCCGGACTCCAGACCGCCGCGCCGCTCCCGGCGTCATCTGTTCCCGTACCTGATCATCGCGCCCGCGGTGCTGCTCGAGCTGCTGATCCACATCATCCCGATGGCCACCGGCTTCTGGATGAGCTTCGTCGAGCTGACCAAGTTCTTCATCCGCCGCTGGCTGGAGGCCCCGTTCGTGGGTCTGGAGAACTACCGGATCGCGATCGACCTGAACACCCCCGTCGGCCAGGAGCTGCTGAACTCCTTCCTGGTGACCGTGGGATTCACGGCGCTCGTGGTGGGTCTGAGCTGGGGTCTCGGGATGGCGGCCGCGGTCGCCCTGCAACGGCCCTTCCGCGGCCGCGGCGTGTTCCGCACCCTGTTCCTGATCCCGTATGCGCTGCCGCTGTACGCCTCGGTGATCACCTGGAACTTCATGCTCCAGCGGGATACCGGCGTGGTCAACCACGTGCTGGTGGACCAGCTGGGCATCCTCGACGGCGCCCCGTTCTGGCTGATCGGCGACAACGCGTTCATCTCGGTGGTGGTGGTCGCGATCTGGCGGATGTGGCCCTTCGCCTTCCTCATGTTCATGGCGGGCCTGCAGTCGATCCCCGGTGAGCTCTACGAGGCCTCCGCGATGGACGGCGCCTCCCCGCTGCGGCAGTGGCGCTCGGTGACCCTGCCGATGCTCGCCCCGGTCAACCAGACCATGCTGCTGGTGATGTTCCTGTGGGTGTTCAACGACTTCAACACCCCCTACGTGCTGTTCGGCAGCGCGCAGCCCCGGGCCGGCGATCTCATCAGCTTCCACATCTACAACGCCTCGTTCTTGTCCTGGGACTTCGGCGTGGGCAGCGCGATGAGCGTTCTGCTGCTGCTGTTCCTGCTGGCGGTGTCGCTGGTGTACCTCTACTTCACCCAGTGGAAGAAGGAGAAGAGCAATGCGTGA
- a CDS encoding extracellular solute-binding protein → MRRRTLLSAAPLAVAGTAGLAACGSSSGSGSSPSSLTYWASNQGTSLENDKEVLTPVLERFTEETGIDVALEVIGWGDLQTRIQTAITSGQGPDVVNIGNTWGVSLQATGGLLDLGDEQFEALGGRDRYVPAALATGGAKGTDPTSIPLYGLAYGMYYNVAMLEDAGIEPPTTWEEMVEAAKALTDPEADVWGMSLAAGSYTENNHFAFINATQNGAALNTEDGKPSFTEDGVVDGILRYLDLMQKDKVVDPSNAQFDNGTKSVTAFAGGKAAMIINQNNANATIESQGMTPDQFKAIPFPAPADAVSDCASHLAGINLAIMKDSENVDGALQFLEFMTSPETQAELGKPFASLPVLVDGEPTFTEDTEQAEMFMEIYGERAEPLPLVPWEDQYETSVGQAMNTMFATIATGGTVTREDVMTAMQTAQDSIRV, encoded by the coding sequence ATGCGACGCCGCACCCTTCTGTCCGCTGCCCCTCTCGCCGTCGCCGGCACCGCCGGCCTCGCCGCCTGCGGTTCCAGCTCCGGCTCCGGTTCGAGCCCCAGCTCCCTCACCTACTGGGCCTCGAACCAGGGCACCAGCCTCGAGAACGACAAGGAGGTGCTCACCCCGGTGCTCGAGAGGTTCACCGAGGAGACCGGCATCGACGTGGCGCTCGAGGTGATCGGCTGGGGCGATCTGCAGACCCGCATCCAGACCGCGATCACCTCCGGCCAGGGCCCCGACGTCGTCAACATCGGCAACACCTGGGGCGTCAGCCTCCAGGCCACCGGCGGCCTGCTGGACCTCGGCGACGAGCAGTTCGAGGCGCTCGGCGGCCGCGACCGTTACGTCCCCGCGGCCCTGGCCACCGGCGGCGCCAAGGGCACCGACCCCACCTCGATCCCGCTGTACGGGCTGGCCTACGGCATGTACTACAACGTGGCGATGCTCGAGGACGCCGGCATCGAGCCGCCCACCACCTGGGAGGAGATGGTCGAGGCCGCCAAGGCTCTGACCGATCCGGAGGCCGACGTCTGGGGCATGTCGCTGGCAGCCGGCTCCTACACGGAGAACAACCACTTCGCCTTCATCAACGCCACCCAGAACGGGGCCGCGCTGAACACCGAGGACGGCAAGCCCTCCTTCACCGAGGACGGCGTCGTCGACGGCATCCTGCGCTACCTCGATCTGATGCAGAAGGACAAGGTCGTCGACCCCTCCAACGCGCAGTTCGACAACGGCACCAAGTCCGTCACCGCCTTCGCGGGCGGCAAGGCGGCGATGATCATCAACCAGAACAACGCCAACGCGACGATCGAGTCGCAGGGTATGACGCCGGACCAGTTCAAGGCGATCCCCTTCCCCGCCCCCGCCGATGCCGTCAGCGACTGTGCCTCGCACCTGGCGGGCATCAATCTCGCGATCATGAAGGACTCCGAGAACGTCGACGGTGCCCTGCAGTTCCTGGAGTTCATGACCTCCCCGGAGACTCAGGCCGAGCTCGGCAAGCCCTTCGCCTCGCTGCCTGTGCTGGTCGACGGCGAGCCGACCTTCACCGAGGACACCGAGCAGGCCGAGATGTTCATGGAGATCTACGGCGAGCGTGCCGAGCCGCTGCCGCTGGTCCCCTGGGAGGACCAGTACGAGACCTCCGTCGGCCAGGCCATGAACACCATGTTCGCGACCATCGCCACGGGCGGCACGGTCACCCGCGAGGACGTCATGACCGCCATGCAGACCGCGCAGGACTCGATCCGCGTCTGA
- a CDS encoding LacI family DNA-binding transcriptional regulator translates to MPRKSSRPTVATIAHDLGISPATVSYALNDKPGVSAPLRERVLEHARAVGWTPHSGAQALRRGRSGNIGLVLVRDPEEVSREPFYSAVTAGIESATSARGYELLLRFVRGGPDEEIDVFRAWAHQRRVDGVVLLDLAEGDHRPAILESLALDFALIGHYVGPEDFVKVTTAESEDARTVVDHIVERGYDGCIQLTGPADFAHERRRLELLRRLCAGHGIPHTHASGSYTIDAGSRSFTQANRDLSARPAVIASSDLLALGALRAAADRGIDIPSELGIVSWDDSLIAEVTAPAITALSRRPFEMGRTAGDLLVQRIDAQVAGGTALQNPPATLVPRRSTGAA, encoded by the coding sequence ATGCCGCGGAAATCCTCGCGCCCGACCGTCGCCACGATCGCCCACGACCTCGGGATCTCCCCGGCCACCGTGAGTTACGCGCTCAACGACAAGCCCGGGGTGAGTGCGCCCCTGCGCGAACGCGTGCTCGAGCACGCCCGGGCCGTGGGCTGGACCCCGCACTCCGGTGCCCAGGCACTGCGTCGGGGACGCAGCGGGAACATCGGGCTGGTGCTGGTCAGGGACCCCGAGGAGGTCTCCCGGGAACCGTTCTACTCGGCCGTGACCGCCGGCATCGAATCGGCGACCAGCGCCCGCGGCTACGAGCTGCTGCTGCGGTTCGTCCGCGGTGGGCCCGACGAGGAGATCGACGTGTTCCGTGCCTGGGCCCACCAGCGCCGGGTGGACGGTGTGGTGCTGCTGGACCTGGCCGAAGGTGACCACCGCCCCGCGATCCTGGAGTCGCTGGCCCTGGATTTCGCCCTGATCGGTCACTACGTCGGCCCCGAGGACTTCGTGAAGGTCACGACGGCGGAGTCCGAGGACGCGCGCACCGTCGTCGACCACATCGTCGAGCGCGGCTACGACGGCTGCATCCAGCTCACCGGGCCCGCCGATTTCGCCCATGAGCGGCGGCGACTGGAGCTGCTGCGCCGGCTGTGCGCGGGCCACGGCATCCCGCACACCCACGCCTCGGGCAGCTACACCATCGATGCCGGATCCCGGTCCTTCACGCAGGCGAACCGGGACCTCAGCGCGCGCCCGGCCGTGATCGCCTCGAGCGACCTGCTCGCTCTGGGCGCCCTGCGCGCGGCCGCCGACCGCGGGATCGACATCCCCTCCGAACTGGGCATCGTGAGCTGGGACGACTCCCTCATCGCGGAGGTCACCGCTCCCGCGATCACGGCCCTGTCCCGCCGACCCTTCGAGATGGGACGCACCGCGGGCGACCTCCTCGTCCAGCGGATCGACGCCCAGGTGGCCGGCGGCACCGCCCTGCAGAACCCCCCGGCGACGCTGGTGCCGCGCCGCTCCACCGGCGCCGCCTGA
- a CDS encoding FUSC family protein, whose amino-acid sequence MAITSRVLEAVRRPHVTTDLLQILKAVIAATAAWWFALVVLDSRMPFLAPWTALLTVHATVFRSLSRGAQTLIASALGVLISFLIGNFLGVHLWTFALSLLLGMLGSRLPGIRMEGVAIATTAIFVLGSGFGEQQPLLNDRLVEIAVGVGIGVVVNLLIIPPLRDRQAAAYVDSINRRMGAVLGDMAEAFSVSWDTDRAEEWFGEAVSMQEELETVQETVRFARESERANPRSRLPTPLGRRGRPARAGPTQDVSYEEILLRVDEGILHLRHLARTLRDASYAEGAWDDWFRERWSAIVRDAGHAIADPDLDVEPVHHRLDDLALHLSDQEGLPRQSWPLYGSLITSMQLIATIVDDVASTREAREGDRENPST is encoded by the coding sequence ATGGCCATCACCTCGAGAGTGCTGGAGGCAGTGCGTCGGCCCCACGTCACCACCGACCTGCTCCAGATCCTCAAGGCGGTGATAGCCGCGACGGCGGCCTGGTGGTTCGCGCTGGTCGTGCTCGACTCCCGGATGCCCTTCCTCGCACCGTGGACAGCGCTGCTGACGGTGCACGCCACCGTCTTCCGCTCACTCTCACGCGGTGCCCAGACGCTGATCGCCTCCGCGCTCGGCGTCCTGATCAGCTTCCTGATCGGTAACTTCCTCGGGGTCCATCTGTGGACCTTCGCGCTCTCGCTGCTGCTGGGCATGCTCGGATCCCGGCTTCCCGGGATCCGCATGGAAGGCGTCGCGATCGCGACCACCGCGATCTTCGTCCTCGGCAGCGGTTTCGGAGAGCAGCAGCCGCTGCTCAACGACCGGCTGGTCGAGATCGCTGTCGGCGTCGGCATCGGCGTGGTCGTGAACCTGCTGATCATCCCGCCGTTGCGTGATCGGCAGGCCGCCGCCTATGTGGACAGCATCAACCGGCGCATGGGCGCGGTGCTCGGCGACATGGCCGAAGCGTTCTCCGTCTCCTGGGACACGGACCGGGCGGAGGAGTGGTTCGGCGAAGCCGTCTCGATGCAGGAGGAGCTCGAGACCGTGCAGGAGACCGTGCGCTTCGCGCGGGAGAGCGAAAGGGCCAACCCGCGCAGTCGGTTGCCGACGCCGCTCGGTCGACGCGGACGACCGGCTCGGGCCGGGCCCACCCAGGATGTGAGCTACGAGGAGATCCTGCTGCGGGTCGACGAGGGCATCCTCCACCTGCGCCATCTGGCCCGCACCCTGCGCGATGCGAGCTACGCCGAGGGGGCCTGGGACGACTGGTTCCGGGAGCGGTGGAGCGCCATCGTGCGTGACGCGGGACACGCCATCGCCGATCCCGACCTGGACGTCGAGCCCGTCCATCACCGCCTCGATGACCTCGCGCTGCACCTGTCCGACCAGGAGGGCCTGCCCCGACAGAGCTGGCCCCTCTACGGCTCCCTCATCACGAGCATGCAGCTCATCGCCACCATCGTCGACGACGTCGCCTCGACCCGGGAGGCGCGGGAGGGTGATCGGGAGAACCCGAGCACATAG
- a CDS encoding ABC transporter substrate-binding protein — protein sequence MSARRFRAASAAGAVLLLVGAAAACTGGPGPDGAGNSLSGPSTADELTIALDVDTGPLNLFAGASDQLVGLVYDKLFAPSPYVEDPQPWLATEARQLDEVTWEVDLRTDVTWQDGEQFTPEDVVFSFQYMHDAPTGRYTHHVNDTPSVDDVVKVDEDTVRFECRDACPSLAQVTLADLPIVAKHVWEGVDPAEAKTVQDLPIGTGPYELTSYSPTEGYVFTANENYFAGEPTVERITMPVITDQSGTFTALQSGEIDATTRTLSPELVEQFASSGSLDTLTTQALSFPEVTMNFRHDPLDVPEFRRALSDAVDKEQMLDVVALGQGRAATQGYPHPDAPFANPDNSTPTDPGAADTALDELGFTDADGDGVREADGVPISLTMLVDSGLPQDVRAAELVAEDLAEVGIGVETEGLDAATLEERSLEKDFDLMIGAIGAHGVADPDQFIMSHRSGYLWDSDTDSDWAPWDASYEKWLRQTTHEGRLSVMQELQTVHNAAPTTVPLFYPEEHWAVSQAYGGWFESPGYGIVHKWSFLPSDVVEAAHSSEVDAIIERTDLEPVAEVAEQPTSQEHQH from the coding sequence ATGTCCGCTCGTAGATTCCGTGCCGCCTCTGCTGCAGGAGCCGTGCTCCTGCTGGTCGGTGCCGCGGCCGCCTGCACCGGCGGCCCCGGTCCCGACGGGGCCGGGAACTCCCTGAGCGGTCCGTCGACCGCCGACGAGCTGACCATCGCACTGGATGTGGACACCGGGCCCCTCAATCTCTTCGCCGGGGCGAGCGACCAGCTCGTCGGGCTGGTCTACGACAAGCTCTTCGCGCCCTCCCCCTACGTGGAGGACCCGCAGCCGTGGCTGGCCACCGAAGCCCGCCAGCTCGACGAGGTCACCTGGGAAGTCGACCTGCGGACCGACGTGACCTGGCAGGACGGCGAGCAGTTCACGCCGGAGGACGTCGTCTTCTCCTTCCAGTACATGCACGACGCCCCCACCGGGCGCTACACCCATCACGTCAACGACACCCCGTCGGTCGACGACGTCGTGAAGGTCGACGAGGACACCGTGCGCTTCGAGTGCCGCGATGCCTGCCCGTCGCTGGCGCAGGTCACACTCGCCGATCTGCCGATCGTCGCGAAGCACGTCTGGGAGGGCGTCGATCCGGCCGAGGCCAAGACGGTCCAGGACCTGCCGATCGGCACCGGCCCCTACGAGCTGACCTCCTACAGCCCCACCGAGGGATATGTGTTCACGGCGAACGAGAACTACTTCGCGGGGGAGCCGACGGTGGAGAGGATCACGATGCCGGTGATCACCGACCAGTCCGGGACCTTCACCGCGCTGCAGTCCGGGGAGATCGACGCGACCACCCGCACCCTCAGCCCCGAGCTCGTCGAGCAGTTCGCGTCCTCCGGATCCCTCGACACGCTCACCACCCAGGCGTTGAGCTTTCCCGAGGTGACGATGAACTTCCGCCACGATCCGCTGGACGTGCCGGAGTTCCGTCGGGCGCTCTCGGACGCCGTCGACAAGGAGCAGATGCTCGACGTGGTCGCGCTCGGCCAGGGCCGTGCCGCCACCCAGGGCTACCCTCATCCGGACGCGCCCTTCGCCAACCCGGACAACTCCACGCCGACGGACCCGGGGGCTGCGGACACCGCTCTCGACGAGCTCGGATTCACCGACGCCGACGGTGACGGGGTGCGCGAAGCCGATGGCGTACCGATCTCGTTGACGATGCTCGTCGACTCCGGCCTGCCCCAGGACGTGCGGGCCGCCGAACTCGTGGCCGAGGACCTCGCGGAGGTCGGCATCGGTGTGGAGACCGAGGGTCTGGACGCCGCGACCCTCGAGGAGCGCTCCCTCGAGAAGGACTTCGACCTGATGATCGGGGCCATCGGTGCACACGGCGTGGCCGACCCCGACCAGTTCATCATGTCCCACCGCTCGGGCTACCTCTGGGACTCCGACACCGATTCGGACTGGGCGCCGTGGGATGCGAGCTACGAGAAGTGGCTGCGCCAGACCACGCACGAGGGACGACTCTCCGTGATGCAGGAGCTGCAGACGGTCCACAATGCTGCCCCGACCACCGTGCCTCTCTTCTACCCCGAGGAGCACTGGGCGGTCTCGCAGGCCTACGGAGGCTGGTTCGAGAGCCCCGGCTACGGGATCGTCCACAAGTGGTCGTTCCTGCCCTCCGACGTCGTCGAGGCGGCCCACTCCAGCGAGGTCGACGCGATCATCGAGCGCACCGATCTCGAACCGGTCGCCGAGGTCGCCGAGCAGCCGACCTCCCAGGAGCACCAGCACTGA
- a CDS encoding ABC transporter permease, with protein sequence MSRTRTRTPTSRHRRSWVSRLGQYALVLWVAVTVNFALPRLALGGPALVMYTGEGDPTAEQLAELGQLYGLDDPVLVQYGRFWAELLRGDLGLSTGHNRPVADVLLERLPWSVVLVVLGLVGAILVGALLGALAAWRRDAGHPDQDRALLVTVLALDAMPGFWIAMLLIAVFAAQLGWLPSYASAQLPDGGGAWLLESARRLVMPLATMIVTSIGTYFLLARASMSTVLAEPFLRLARAKGLPERVVATRHALRTALLPIVTNAAMAAGSLVSGAVVVETVFSYPGLGTVIADAVAERDYPLLQGAFLLAMLGVILANLLADLVYPLLDPRVRRTAEVVPA encoded by the coding sequence ATGAGCAGGACGCGTACGAGAACTCCGACCAGCCGGCACCGGCGTTCCTGGGTCTCGCGCCTGGGCCAGTACGCCCTGGTGCTGTGGGTGGCGGTGACCGTGAACTTCGCGCTGCCGCGGTTGGCCCTGGGAGGCCCGGCCCTGGTGATGTACACGGGGGAGGGCGACCCCACTGCGGAGCAGCTTGCCGAGCTCGGGCAGCTGTACGGCCTGGATGACCCGGTGCTCGTGCAGTACGGCCGCTTCTGGGCGGAACTGCTGCGGGGGGACCTGGGTCTGTCCACCGGCCACAATCGTCCGGTCGCCGACGTGCTCCTGGAGCGCCTGCCCTGGTCGGTGGTACTGGTGGTGCTCGGTTTGGTCGGTGCGATCCTGGTCGGTGCGCTGCTCGGAGCGCTGGCGGCGTGGCGGCGCGACGCCGGCCACCCCGACCAGGACCGGGCTCTGCTGGTCACCGTCCTGGCGCTCGACGCGATGCCGGGCTTCTGGATCGCGATGCTGCTGATCGCGGTGTTCGCCGCACAGCTGGGGTGGCTTCCCTCCTACGCCTCGGCCCAGTTGCCCGACGGTGGCGGGGCCTGGCTGCTCGAGTCGGCCCGGCGCCTGGTCATGCCGCTGGCGACCATGATCGTGACCTCGATCGGTACCTACTTCCTGCTCGCCCGGGCCTCGATGAGCACCGTGCTGGCCGAGCCGTTCCTGCGTCTGGCTCGCGCCAAGGGCCTGCCCGAGCGCGTCGTCGCCACCCGACACGCCCTGCGCACCGCGCTGCTCCCGATCGTCACGAACGCGGCGATGGCGGCGGGGTCCTTGGTCTCCGGGGCGGTCGTTGTCGAGACGGTGTTCTCGTATCCCGGCCTGGGCACGGTGATCGCCGACGCGGTCGCCGAGCGGGACTATCCGCTGCTCCAGGGCGCATTCCTGCTCGCCATGCTCGGCGTGATCCTCGCGAACCTGCTGGCAGACCTCGTCTACCCGCTGCTGGACCCGCGGGTCCGTCGCACCGCGGAGGTGGTGCCGGCATGA
- a CDS encoding dipeptide/oligopeptide/nickel ABC transporter permease/ATP-binding protein codes for MSRLLSTWRTLPLTSRLGLAVVVVLCAVAILAPWLAPYDPSERVARPFAHPSLDHPLGADDAGHDLLSVLILGARPSLLVGGIAAVVATAVGSTVGLTAGYLRGVVDTVLMRVVDVVLSLPVVPLTLVIGVLAGPGLPTQIVVISLALWAPMARELRAQVLSVRERDHILALRAVGARHGYVLIRHVVPTVAVLVVPQLVLAVKSAVLLEATLAFLGLGDVSSMSWGMMLSVANSRNAFLTDAWLWWVVPPGAMIALTVLAVALASGAVERVAAGSGAARRERRTSGPRGRARLDASGRAAPSGTGEFTAEIPPEGAVTRSASPIESVRSTERGPSTELHAGASAPALLHLEGLTLRYGDGDEVGGGCREVGLELLRGEVLGLVGGSGSGKSTVASAVVGLMPAAARLQGGRILFDGIDLLELGPRERRHLLGSRIGLVPQEAQSALNPVHRVGEQIVEALLVHERLPHESARERARELLGLVGLPAERFRAYPHQLSGGQRQRVVLAIALACGPDLVVADEPTSGLDVLVQQEILELLRDLRDRLGLTMLLVTHDLPVVMQVADRLAVMHDGQVVEQGATSAVLAAPQHPCTRRLLDSLPELPDLEGASR; via the coding sequence ATGAGCCGTCTGCTCTCGACCTGGCGGACCCTGCCGCTGACCAGTCGCCTCGGTCTGGCCGTCGTGGTGGTGCTGTGCGCGGTCGCGATCCTGGCGCCCTGGCTCGCCCCCTACGACCCGAGCGAGCGCGTGGCCCGACCTTTCGCCCACCCCTCCCTCGACCACCCGCTCGGCGCCGACGACGCCGGCCACGACCTGCTCAGCGTGCTGATCCTCGGGGCGCGACCCTCGCTGCTGGTCGGTGGGATCGCCGCCGTGGTGGCCACGGCGGTGGGGTCCACCGTCGGTCTCACCGCCGGATATCTGCGCGGGGTGGTCGACACCGTGCTGATGCGGGTGGTGGATGTGGTGCTCTCGCTGCCGGTGGTGCCGCTGACGCTCGTGATCGGGGTGCTGGCCGGTCCGGGCCTGCCCACGCAGATCGTCGTCATCTCCCTCGCGCTGTGGGCGCCGATGGCCCGCGAGCTGCGCGCCCAGGTGCTCAGCGTGCGGGAACGCGACCACATCCTCGCCCTGCGCGCGGTGGGTGCCCGGCATGGCTACGTGCTGATCCGTCATGTGGTGCCGACGGTGGCGGTGCTGGTGGTGCCGCAGCTGGTGCTCGCGGTCAAGAGCGCCGTGCTGCTCGAGGCCACCCTCGCCTTCCTCGGGCTGGGGGACGTCTCCTCGATGAGCTGGGGGATGATGCTCAGCGTCGCGAACTCCCGCAACGCCTTCCTGACCGACGCGTGGCTGTGGTGGGTGGTTCCCCCGGGCGCGATGATCGCTCTGACCGTGCTCGCGGTCGCCCTCGCGAGCGGGGCGGTCGAACGCGTCGCGGCGGGCTCCGGAGCTGCCCGCCGTGAGCGTCGTACCTCCGGACCGCGCGGGAGGGCGAGGCTCGATGCGAGCGGTCGTGCTGCCCCCTCGGGGACCGGCGAGTTCACCGCGGAGATCCCGCCCGAGGGTGCTGTCACCAGGAGTGCCTCGCCCATCGAGAGTGTGCGGTCCACCGAGAGGGGCCCGTCCACAGAGCTCCACGCCGGCGCCTCGGCCCCGGCGCTGCTGCACCTCGAGGGGCTCACCCTCCGCTATGGCGACGGGGACGAGGTGGGCGGAGGATGCCGCGAGGTCGGGCTCGAGCTTCTTCGCGGCGAGGTGCTCGGCCTGGTGGGTGGATCCGGCTCCGGCAAGTCGACGGTCGCGTCGGCCGTGGTCGGCCTGATGCCCGCGGCGGCTCGGCTCCAGGGTGGTCGCATCCTGTTCGACGGGATCGACCTGCTCGAGCTGGGGCCGCGGGAGCGTCGCCACCTGCTCGGGTCCCGCATCGGCCTGGTCCCCCAGGAAGCGCAGTCCGCGCTGAATCCCGTCCACCGCGTCGGCGAGCAGATCGTCGAGGCGCTCCTGGTGCACGAAAGGCTGCCGCACGAGTCGGCCCGGGAGCGGGCCCGCGAACTGCTGGGCCTGGTGGGGCTGCCTGCCGAGCGGTTCCGCGCGTATCCCCATCAGCTCTCCGGCGGGCAGCGGCAGCGGGTGGTGCTCGCCATCGCACTGGCCTGCGGACCGGACCTGGTGGTGGCCGACGAGCCCACCAGCGGTCTCGACGTGCTGGTGCAGCAGGAGATCCTCGAGCTGCTGCGGGACCTGCGCGACCGGTTGGGCCTGACGATGCTCCTGGTCACCCATGATCTGCCGGTCGTGATGCAGGTCGCGGACCGTCTCGCCGTGATGCACGACGGGCAGGTGGTCGAGCAGGGTGCGACGTCGGCCGTGCTCGCGGCGCCCCAGCATCCGTGCACGCGTCGCCTGCTGGACTCCCTGCCGGAACTGCCCGACCTCGAAGGAGCCTCCCGGTGA
- a CDS encoding ABC transporter ATP-binding protein, producing the protein MTQTRPPVLRVEGLTVQYDGTVSVRDVDLALHRGQTVALVGGSGAGKSTVAKAVAGLVTPAAGRIRLELPPGGTAAGSVDLLTAPAGARRAARRDLHLVMQDPYASLPPHCRILDIVAEPLVIHRVGTPTERRATARDMLVAVGLDPERYARRFPHELSGGERQRVAFSRALVTRPAVILADEPTGMLDASLRAEITELMTGLAREHGTAILHITHDLALAARSCDRVIVMDGGEVIEQGATGDLLRHPRRTTTRRLLAAAHRGVRGTVRVG; encoded by the coding sequence GTGACCCAGACGCGTCCGCCCGTGCTGCGGGTGGAGGGCCTGACCGTGCAGTACGACGGCACCGTCAGCGTGCGCGACGTCGATCTCGCCCTGCACAGGGGGCAGACCGTCGCTCTGGTGGGCGGCTCCGGGGCTGGGAAATCGACCGTTGCCAAGGCCGTCGCCGGGCTCGTGACCCCGGCCGCCGGGAGGATCCGCCTCGAACTCCCCCCGGGCGGCACGGCGGCCGGCTCCGTGGACCTGCTCACCGCTCCCGCCGGCGCGCGCCGCGCCGCGCGACGCGATCTGCACCTGGTGATGCAGGACCCCTACGCCTCCCTGCCGCCGCACTGCCGGATCCTCGACATCGTCGCCGAGCCCCTGGTCATCCACCGGGTCGGGACACCGACGGAGCGTCGGGCCACAGCCCGCGACATGCTCGTCGCCGTCGGCCTGGACCCCGAGCGGTACGCGCGGCGGTTCCCGCACGAGCTCTCCGGCGGGGAGCGCCAGCGGGTCGCCTTCTCCCGGGCGCTCGTGACCCGCCCCGCGGTGATCCTCGCCGACGAACCCACCGGGATGCTCGACGCCTCGCTGCGGGCGGAGATCACCGAGCTCATGACCGGCCTGGCCCGCGAGCACGGCACCGCGATCCTGCACATCACCCATGACCTCGCCCTGGCGGCCCGCTCCTGCGACCGGGTGATCGTGATGGACGGCGGAGAGGTGATCGAGCAGGGCGCGACGGGGGATCTGCTGCGTCATCCTCGCCGCACGACCACCCGTCGCCTGCTGGCTGCGGCGCACCGCGGGGTCCGCGGCACGGTGCGCGTCGGCTGA